A part of Aegilops tauschii subsp. strangulata cultivar AL8/78 chromosome 2, Aet v6.0, whole genome shotgun sequence genomic DNA contains:
- the LOC120973722 gene encoding uncharacterized protein, with translation MQTAKVKAKDMVSSAKEKAQEGSAEVQGKAGKAAATTHGEKEMAKEEERARKAQADAQKHQEKADAAAGRHGAAGTRGHYGPVGTPVAPDPAYPASGWHPAAEKYI, from the coding sequence ATGCAGACGGCGAAGGTGAAGGCCAAGGACATGGTGAGCTCGGCCAAGGAGAAGGCGCAGGAGGGATCGGCCGAGGTGCAGGGCAAGGCGGGCAAGGCCGCGGCGACCACGCACGGCGAGAAGGAGatggccaaggaggaggagcgcgcgcgCAAGGCCCAGGCCGACGCGCAGAAGCACCAGGAGAAGGCCGACGCGGCAGCGGGACGCCACGGCGCGGCCGGGACGCGCGGCCACTACGGCCCCGTGGGCACCCCCGTGGCCCCCGACCCCGCGTACCCGGCCAGCGGCTGGCACCCGGCGGCGGAGAAGTACATCTAG